One genomic region from Anaerotignum faecicola encodes:
- a CDS encoding LacI family DNA-binding transcriptional regulator, which produces MQIAEHCGVSLKTVSRVLNHPEQVSPKTREAVRRSMEQCGFQVNL; this is translated from the coding sequence ATGCAGATTGCTGAGCACTGCGGTGTGTCTTTAAAGACAGTTTCCAGAGTATTAAATCATCCGGAGCAGGTGAGTCCGAAGACGAGGGAAGCGGTCCGGAGATCGATGGAGCAGTGCGGTTTCCAGGTAAACCT